In one Curtobacterium citreum genomic region, the following are encoded:
- a CDS encoding mechanosensitive ion channel family protein, which translates to MDTLLRLLVAIGIALLVTAAAALVLHLVLRTIARRERWAAVLSRRTKHPFRSMLLVALTWAAFAASVPRNAEAYPWRDEVSHAFLIVTIAVGCWLACEIAIFLEDLGLHRYRVDVPDNRVARRIRTQVLIIRRLTVAVLVIIAVGAILLTFPGVEAAGASVLASAGLISVVAGLAAQSTLGNVFAGMQLAFSGSIRVDDVVVVEQQWGRIEEITLTYVVVHLWDDRRFVLPSTYFTSTPFENWTRTGSELLGAVEFDLDWRISPTEMRTELDRILGTSTIWDGRTKVLQVTEAVGGLVRVRILVSARDAGGLFDLRCYVREEMVEWVQREHPDALPRQRVQVTQGREAVGKARPRTEEQDASLFREGDERSALFTGPIQTSGIRPEDVPPAR; encoded by the coding sequence ATGGACACCCTCCTCCGACTCCTGGTCGCGATCGGGATCGCCCTGCTCGTGACGGCCGCCGCCGCGCTCGTCCTGCACCTCGTGCTCCGGACGATCGCCCGACGGGAACGCTGGGCCGCCGTGCTCTCCCGACGCACGAAGCACCCGTTCCGATCGATGCTCCTCGTGGCACTGACCTGGGCGGCCTTCGCGGCGAGCGTGCCGCGGAACGCTGAGGCGTACCCGTGGCGCGACGAGGTCTCCCACGCGTTCCTCATCGTCACGATCGCGGTGGGCTGCTGGCTCGCCTGCGAGATCGCGATCTTCCTCGAGGACCTCGGCCTGCACCGCTACCGCGTCGACGTCCCGGACAACCGCGTCGCCCGGCGGATCCGCACGCAGGTCCTCATCATCCGACGGCTCACGGTCGCGGTCCTCGTGATCATCGCGGTCGGCGCCATCCTCCTGACCTTTCCCGGGGTCGAGGCCGCCGGTGCGAGCGTCCTCGCCTCGGCGGGGCTCATCTCGGTCGTCGCGGGCCTCGCGGCGCAGTCGACCCTGGGCAACGTGTTCGCCGGGATGCAGCTCGCGTTCTCCGGGTCGATCCGCGTGGACGACGTCGTGGTCGTCGAGCAGCAGTGGGGGCGCATCGAGGAGATCACCCTCACCTACGTCGTCGTGCACCTCTGGGACGACCGCCGGTTCGTGCTGCCGTCGACGTACTTCACGAGCACGCCCTTCGAGAACTGGACCCGTACGGGTAGCGAGCTCCTCGGCGCCGTCGAGTTCGACCTCGACTGGCGGATCAGCCCGACCGAGATGCGCACCGAGCTCGACCGGATCCTCGGCACGTCGACGATCTGGGACGGCCGCACCAAGGTACTGCAGGTCACCGAGGCGGTCGGCGGCCTGGTGCGCGTGCGCATCCTCGTCAGTGCCCGGGACGCCGGCGGCCTGTTCGACCTGCGCTGCTACGTGCGCGAGGAGATGGTCGAGTGGGTGCAGCGCGAGCACCCGGACGCGCTCCCGCGGCAGCGCGTGCAGGTCACGCAGGGCCGGGAGGCGGTCGGCAAGGCCCGACCGCGCACCGAGGAGCAGGACGCCTCGCTCTTCCGCGAGGGCGACGAGCGCTCCGCGCTCTTCACCGGACCGATCCAGACGTCCGGCATCCGCCCGGAGGACGTCCCGCCCGCGCGCTGA
- a CDS encoding magnesium transporter CorA family protein, with protein MVVTRAWRNGSAAERDFPVDRVSDLLERDDDTFVWVDHTEPGPEDLRHVEDELGIHALALEDALEPGQRPKLDRYRQSLFLVVYDVDGIDDDGELVTHEVKAFVSRRALVTMHGPDVDMAAVERRLDANADVCDHGVPWLVWGLLDAVVDHATVTVEDIEARIEALEDDLFEHGNPREQQIQRRSFRLRKALGVLRRQVVPTRDSVASFLHGDAESIQDGIRPYFRDVEDHLVSVADSVDQLRDAVSSVLDTNLNLASNRQNTVMKKVTSWAAIIAIPTAITGFFGQNVTFPGEGHWSGLAASVSLILATSLVLYRVFKTKDWL; from the coding sequence ATGGTCGTGACACGGGCGTGGCGGAACGGGAGTGCGGCGGAGCGGGACTTCCCGGTGGACCGCGTCTCGGACCTGCTCGAGCGGGACGACGACACCTTCGTCTGGGTGGACCACACCGAGCCCGGGCCGGAGGACCTGCGACACGTCGAGGACGAGCTCGGGATCCACGCGCTCGCGCTCGAGGACGCCCTCGAGCCGGGGCAGCGCCCGAAGCTCGACCGGTACCGGCAGAGCCTGTTCCTCGTGGTCTACGACGTCGACGGCATCGACGACGACGGCGAGCTCGTGACGCACGAGGTGAAGGCGTTCGTCAGCCGGCGCGCCCTCGTCACGATGCACGGACCGGACGTCGACATGGCCGCGGTCGAACGACGGCTCGACGCCAACGCCGACGTGTGCGACCACGGGGTGCCCTGGCTCGTGTGGGGGCTCCTCGACGCGGTCGTCGACCACGCCACGGTCACCGTCGAGGACATCGAGGCGCGGATCGAGGCGCTCGAGGACGACCTGTTCGAGCACGGCAACCCCCGCGAGCAGCAGATCCAGCGGCGGTCGTTCCGGCTCCGGAAGGCGCTCGGCGTCCTCCGGCGCCAGGTCGTCCCGACCCGGGACAGCGTCGCGTCCTTCCTGCACGGCGACGCCGAGTCGATCCAGGACGGCATCCGCCCGTACTTCCGGGACGTCGAGGACCACCTGGTCTCCGTCGCGGACTCCGTCGACCAACTGCGTGACGCCGTGTCGAGCGTCCTCGACACGAACCTCAACCTGGCGTCGAACCGGCAGAACACCGTGATGAAGAAGGTGACGAGCTGGGCGGCGATCATCGCGATCCCGACGGCGATCACGGGCTTCTTCGGGCAGAACGTGACGTTCCCGGGCGAGGGGCACTGGAGCGGGCTCGCCGCGTCCGTCTCGCTGATCCTGGCGACGTCGCTCGTGCTCTACCGGGTGTTCAAGACGAAGGACTGGCTGTAG
- a CDS encoding amino acid permease encodes MTAQNDTGVSRTPANDFSHEQEGYQHGLKPRQLQMIAIGGAIGTGLFLGAGGRLNTAGPALAVTYLVAGIFAFFILRALGELVLHRPSSGSFISYAREFYGEKFAYAAGWMYFLNWAMTSIVDTTAVALYLHYWSAFTAAPQWLLALIALVVVLAANMVAVKVFGELEFWFALIKVAALVAFLVIALVWLVFAFPVETGGEAVRTGFSIWQDNGGLIPNGVLPAVLVVQGVVFAYAAIELVGTASGETQDTEKVIPRAINSVVFRIAVFYVGSVVLLSLLLPYTSYKDGQSPFVTFFSSLGNPQVGVIAGSIMNFVVLTAALSSLNAGLYSTGRALHSMGMNGSAPKWTTKMSKGGVPYAGILLTAAFTVAGVALNYFVPAQAFEIALNVASLGIITAWGTIILCQMRLRQWAKQGLAKEPTFRLPGAPVTSWLTLAFLASVVVLMAIDYPVGTYTIASLVVIIPLLVVGWFLQRDRILRIAALREGVTGPYPIGVRDPANQVRRGKDGDSRGE; translated from the coding sequence ATGACAGCGCAGAACGACACGGGTGTGTCCCGCACGCCCGCGAACGACTTCTCGCACGAGCAGGAGGGCTACCAGCACGGTCTGAAGCCCCGGCAACTGCAGATGATCGCGATCGGCGGGGCCATCGGCACCGGACTCTTCCTCGGCGCGGGCGGCCGCCTGAACACGGCGGGACCGGCCCTGGCGGTCACCTACCTGGTCGCGGGCATCTTCGCCTTCTTCATCCTCCGGGCCCTCGGCGAGCTCGTGCTGCACCGCCCGTCCTCCGGGTCCTTCATCTCGTACGCCCGCGAGTTCTACGGCGAGAAGTTCGCGTACGCCGCCGGGTGGATGTACTTCCTGAACTGGGCGATGACGTCGATCGTGGACACCACCGCGGTCGCGCTCTACCTCCACTACTGGAGCGCGTTCACCGCGGCGCCGCAGTGGCTCCTCGCACTCATCGCCCTGGTCGTCGTGCTCGCCGCCAACATGGTCGCGGTCAAGGTGTTCGGCGAGCTCGAGTTCTGGTTCGCGCTCATCAAGGTCGCGGCGCTCGTGGCGTTCCTCGTCATCGCGCTCGTCTGGCTCGTCTTCGCGTTCCCGGTGGAGACCGGTGGCGAGGCGGTCCGCACGGGCTTCTCGATCTGGCAGGACAACGGCGGGCTCATCCCGAACGGCGTGCTGCCCGCGGTGCTCGTGGTCCAGGGCGTCGTGTTCGCCTACGCGGCCATCGAGCTGGTCGGCACCGCGTCCGGCGAGACCCAGGACACCGAGAAGGTCATCCCCCGCGCCATCAACTCCGTCGTCTTCCGCATCGCGGTCTTCTACGTCGGGTCGGTCGTCCTGCTCTCCCTGCTGCTGCCGTACACGTCGTACAAGGACGGGCAGAGCCCGTTCGTGACGTTCTTCTCGTCGCTCGGCAACCCGCAGGTGGGCGTCATCGCCGGCTCGATCATGAACTTCGTCGTGCTCACCGCCGCGCTGTCGTCGCTGAACGCCGGTCTGTACTCCACCGGCCGAGCCCTGCACTCGATGGGCATGAACGGCTCGGCGCCGAAGTGGACCACGAAGATGTCGAAAGGCGGCGTGCCCTACGCCGGCATCCTGCTCACCGCGGCCTTCACCGTCGCGGGCGTCGCGCTCAACTACTTCGTCCCGGCGCAGGCGTTCGAGATCGCGCTGAACGTCGCGAGCCTCGGGATCATCACGGCGTGGGGCACGATCATCCTATGCCAGATGCGTCTGCGGCAGTGGGCGAAGCAGGGCCTGGCGAAGGAGCCGACGTTCCGCCTGCCCGGCGCTCCGGTGACGTCGTGGTTGACCCTGGCGTTCCTGGCGTCGGTCGTCGTGCTCATGGCGATCGACTACCCGGTCGGGACGTACACGATCGCGTCGCTCGTCGTCATCATCCCGCTGCTCGTCGTCGGGTGGTTCCTGCAGCGCGACCGGATCCTGCGCATCGCAGCGCTCCGCGAGGGCGTGACCGGGCCGTACCCGATCGGCGTCCGCGACCCGGCGAACCAGGTCCGTCGCGGCAAGGACGGTGACAGCAGGGGGGAATGA
- a CDS encoding SLC13 family permease, with product MRQAVIGGVLLVVGAVCVVLGLLPLPDLATLAERVVPVLAFVLGLTVVSELAADAGVFDRLADLAARVGGGRTIGLWVSVVVLAVVCTVFLSIDTTAVLLTPIVIALARRVGLPPMPFALTTVWLANTASMLLPVSNLTNLLAVDKIGLDGPIPFAGLMVWAALAGVVVPCAVLLVVFRGKLFGRYTPVEVRRPRDPVFFWAASVVLVALVVALTAGVTVWIAALAAAVLLVVVAAFRAPSELRPSRVPWSTLLFAAGLFVVVETLHTTGLTDPVVHALSGGTGTGSLLLLGGAGAVAANAIDNLPAYLVLEPAAGHEALRYAALLVGVNAGCLITPWASLATLLWHARLASEGVHLSWGRYMALGCVVAPLTVVAGVLALQI from the coding sequence GTGCGTCAGGCCGTCATCGGGGGAGTGCTGCTCGTGGTCGGCGCCGTGTGCGTCGTCCTCGGCCTCCTGCCCCTGCCCGACCTCGCAACCCTCGCCGAGCGTGTCGTCCCGGTGCTCGCGTTCGTGCTCGGGCTGACCGTCGTGTCCGAGCTCGCGGCCGACGCGGGCGTCTTCGACCGGCTCGCCGACCTCGCCGCGCGCGTCGGCGGTGGCCGCACGATCGGCCTGTGGGTGTCCGTGGTCGTGCTCGCGGTCGTCTGCACCGTGTTCCTGTCGATCGACACCACCGCGGTGCTCCTGACGCCCATCGTGATCGCGCTCGCCCGCCGGGTCGGCCTGCCCCCGATGCCGTTCGCCCTGACGACCGTCTGGCTCGCGAACACCGCGTCGATGCTGCTGCCGGTGTCCAACCTGACGAACCTGCTCGCGGTCGACAAGATCGGGCTCGACGGACCGATCCCGTTCGCCGGGCTCATGGTGTGGGCGGCGCTCGCCGGGGTCGTCGTGCCGTGCGCCGTGCTCCTCGTCGTGTTCCGCGGCAAGCTCTTCGGCCGGTACACCCCGGTCGAGGTCCGGCGCCCGCGGGACCCGGTGTTCTTCTGGGCCGCGTCCGTCGTGCTCGTCGCCCTCGTCGTCGCGCTCACCGCCGGCGTCACGGTGTGGATCGCGGCGCTCGCGGCGGCGGTGCTGCTCGTCGTCGTCGCGGCCTTCCGTGCGCCGTCCGAGCTCCGGCCGTCCCGTGTGCCGTGGTCGACGCTGCTGTTCGCGGCGGGGCTGTTCGTCGTCGTGGAGACGCTGCACACCACGGGCCTGACCGACCCGGTCGTGCACGCGCTGTCCGGCGGCACCGGGACGGGCTCGCTCCTGCTGCTCGGCGGCGCCGGTGCGGTCGCGGCGAACGCCATCGACAACCTGCCGGCGTACCTGGTGCTCGAGCCGGCAGCGGGGCACGAGGCCCTGCGCTACGCGGCGCTGCTCGTCGGCGTGAACGCCGGCTGCCTCATCACGCCGTGGGCGTCGCTCGCGACGCTGCTCTGGCACGCGCGGCTCGCGTCCGAGGGCGTGCACCTGTCGTGGGGGCGCTACATGGCGCTCGGCTGCGTGGTCGCACCGCTCACCGTCGTCGCCGGGGTGCTCGCGCTGCAGATCTGA
- a CDS encoding SCO4848 family membrane protein — protein sequence MTVFAAIVLFVAAVFNVVTWPRFFQRVAKDARARDAAGKPTTFYSVHLVLLLIAFAIALAAVVAGVLLLLA from the coding sequence GTGACCGTCTTCGCCGCCATCGTGCTCTTCGTCGCCGCCGTCTTCAACGTCGTCACGTGGCCCCGGTTCTTCCAGCGCGTGGCGAAGGACGCCCGGGCGCGGGACGCCGCCGGCAAGCCGACGACCTTCTACTCGGTGCACCTCGTGCTGCTGCTCATCGCGTTCGCGATCGCCCTCGCCGCGGTCGTCGCCGGCGTCCTGCTGCTGCTGGCCTGA